A single region of the Dehalococcoides mccartyi genome encodes:
- a CDS encoding MBL fold metallo-hydrolase, producing MADTSFSARMCQNIILEAYTNMLNRKLRLGLLGTNCYILGDEESREGLIIDPAAISSSIPDTVTEYRLNVKYIVLTHGHLDHLAGLEYVRKLYPEAKLCFNLSDASLSENIELVSYLGMPALPNLVPDIPLDEGSTLELGKTRFSVISTPGHTPGGICLYTPGYLFSGDTLFNSGIGRSDFEESDTEALRQNIINRLLSLPPETLVFPGHGRETTIGKEKAGNPFI from the coding sequence TTGGCGGATACCAGCTTTAGTGCTAGAATGTGCCAAAATATTATCCTTGAGGCTTATACAAACATGCTTAACCGCAAACTCCGTTTAGGTTTACTGGGCACAAACTGCTATATACTGGGTGATGAAGAAAGCCGTGAGGGGCTTATCATAGACCCGGCTGCTATATCAAGCTCCATACCCGACACAGTGACCGAATACCGGCTGAATGTAAAATATATCGTACTTACCCATGGGCATCTTGACCACCTGGCAGGGCTGGAATATGTCCGGAAACTTTACCCCGAAGCCAAACTTTGTTTTAACCTTTCGGATGCCAGCTTAAGTGAAAATATTGAGCTGGTAAGTTACCTGGGAATGCCCGCGCTGCCAAACCTTGTGCCGGATATTCCGCTTGATGAAGGCAGTACGCTGGAACTGGGCAAAACCAGGTTTTCGGTTATTTCTACACCTGGACATACACCAGGCGGTATCTGTTTGTACACGCCGGGTTATTTGTTCAGCGGGGATACCCTTTTTAACTCCGGCATAGGGCGGTCAGATTTTGAGGAAAGTGATACCGAAGCCTTGCGGCAGAATATAATAAACAGGCTGCTCAGCCTTCCCCCTGAAACCCTTGTCTTCCCTGGACACGGCCGGGAAACAACCATTGGCAAAGAAAAGGCCGGCAACCCGTTTATTTAG
- a CDS encoding glycine--tRNA ligase, translating to MDKIVSLARRRGFIFPSSEIYGGLNSCWDYGPLGVELKRNVKEAWWRYMVRDRDDVVGLDASIIMHPRVWEASGHVAGFSDPMVDCKNCKMRWRPTDLAEPKCPACGGELTESRQFNLMFKTFMGPVEEAANIVYLRPETAQGIFVNFENVLNTTRKKLPFGIAQIGKSFRNEITTGNFIFRSREFEQMELEYFVKPGADDACLEEWTQYRLNWYKNLGMNPENLRLRAHRSDELAHYAKGCYDVEYNFPMGWSELEGIANRRDFDLTQHSKYSGKALEYFDEETKEHFIPYVIEPSAGVERSTLAFLIDAYAEEPDKDEIRTVLHLHPALAPYKIAVLPLSKKEILSDYARKIYADLRKCWMVAYDDSQSIGRRYRRQDEIGTPYCVTVDFQSLEDGMVTIRDRDSMDQIRVKVSELSCILAAKLSGEPFNS from the coding sequence ATGGATAAAATAGTTTCTCTGGCCCGCCGCCGGGGCTTTATATTTCCCAGCAGTGAAATCTATGGCGGCCTGAATAGTTGCTGGGACTACGGCCCGCTGGGCGTAGAGCTGAAACGCAATGTTAAAGAAGCCTGGTGGCGGTATATGGTACGTGACCGGGATGACGTGGTGGGTTTGGATGCCAGTATCATCATGCATCCCCGCGTTTGGGAAGCCAGCGGTCATGTGGCCGGGTTTTCCGACCCCATGGTGGATTGCAAAAATTGCAAAATGCGCTGGCGTCCCACAGACCTTGCCGAACCCAAATGCCCGGCCTGCGGCGGTGAGCTTACCGAATCCCGCCAGTTTAACCTCATGTTTAAAACCTTTATGGGTCCGGTTGAAGAGGCGGCCAATATTGTCTACCTGCGGCCGGAAACCGCTCAGGGCATATTTGTAAATTTTGAAAACGTTTTAAATACCACCCGCAAAAAGCTGCCCTTCGGTATTGCCCAGATAGGTAAATCGTTCCGCAACGAAATTACTACCGGTAACTTTATTTTCCGCTCACGCGAGTTTGAGCAGATGGAATTGGAGTATTTTGTAAAACCGGGTGCGGATGATGCCTGCTTGGAGGAATGGACTCAGTACCGCCTGAATTGGTATAAAAATTTGGGTATGAATCCTGAAAACCTTAGGCTTCGGGCTCACCGCTCTGACGAACTGGCCCATTATGCCAAGGGTTGTTATGACGTGGAATACAATTTCCCCATGGGCTGGAGTGAGCTTGAAGGTATAGCCAACAGGCGTGATTTTGACCTTACCCAGCACTCCAAATACAGCGGCAAGGCACTGGAGTATTTTGATGAAGAAACCAAAGAACACTTTATACCTTATGTAATAGAACCCTCAGCCGGGGTTGAACGCTCTACTCTGGCTTTCCTGATTGATGCTTATGCCGAAGAACCAGACAAGGACGAAATACGGACTGTTTTGCACCTGCACCCGGCACTTGCCCCGTACAAGATAGCTGTATTGCCTCTTTCCAAAAAAGAAATACTGTCTGATTATGCCCGCAAGATTTATGCTGACCTTAGAAAATGCTGGATGGTAGCTTACGATGACTCACAGAGTATCGGCCGCCGTTACCGCCGTCAGGACGAAATAGGTACACCCTACTGCGTTACGGTGGATTTCCAGTCTCTGGAAGACGGCATGGTAACCATACGTGACAGGGACAGCATGGACCAAATACGGGTAAAAGTATCCGAACTTAGCTGCATTCTGGCTGCCAAACTTTCGGGTGAGCCGTTTAACAGCTGA
- a CDS encoding metallophosphoesterase family protein, whose product MKILHFADLHIGVENYGRFDSATGLSSRLADFLAAFDCLVAYAIENKVDLVVFSGDAYKSRDPSQTQQREFARRISTLANSGIQVFLLVGNHDLPNATGRATTTEIFDTLNIANVHVSAKAEVRLINTHSGPIQVASLPWLRRSSVLSVSNQKEEKSLSIEELNRRVEHYLAGIIENLAGQLDKNIPAILSAHLSVNTAKLGSERNISIGHEPTVMLSNITNPAFDYIALGHIHKQQVLSSSPPVVYPGSLERLDFGEEKDDKGFYLVEIDPLSRKTEFEFIKLEGRRFLTIEHTVTTDSLDPTQEVINILQSRQQEIKDAIVRLKLELPAEIGGQLWDNDIREALREAHNFTVSKNFTRSSRQREGGFKAEGLDPVQALEHYLDARQTSAQEKKTLLEYGRKLYASLDNKLTKV is encoded by the coding sequence TTGAAAATCCTCCACTTTGCAGACCTTCATATAGGGGTGGAGAATTATGGCCGTTTTGACAGTGCAACCGGGCTTTCATCCCGGTTGGCTGATTTTTTAGCTGCCTTTGACTGTTTGGTGGCTTATGCCATTGAGAACAAAGTGGATTTGGTGGTTTTCAGCGGTGATGCTTACAAAAGCCGTGACCCTTCCCAGACCCAGCAGCGGGAGTTCGCCCGCCGGATAAGTACCCTGGCAAATAGTGGCATACAGGTGTTTCTGCTGGTGGGAAACCATGACCTGCCGAATGCCACCGGCAGGGCTACCACAACCGAAATATTTGATACGCTTAATATTGCCAATGTGCATGTTTCCGCCAAGGCGGAAGTGCGGCTGATAAATACCCACAGCGGCCCTATTCAGGTAGCTTCCCTGCCATGGTTACGCCGTTCTTCTGTTCTTTCGGTATCAAACCAGAAAGAAGAAAAAAGCCTGAGCATTGAGGAACTGAACCGGAGAGTAGAACATTATCTAGCCGGTATTATAGAAAATCTGGCAGGCCAGCTTGATAAAAATATCCCCGCCATCCTTTCCGCCCATCTTTCGGTCAATACCGCCAAACTCGGCTCCGAGCGGAATATCTCAATAGGTCACGAGCCTACAGTTATGTTAAGTAATATCACCAATCCTGCTTTTGATTATATTGCCCTGGGGCATATCCATAAGCAGCAGGTATTGTCTTCTTCACCTCCGGTAGTATACCCAGGCAGTCTGGAAAGGCTGGATTTCGGTGAGGAAAAAGATGATAAAGGTTTTTATCTGGTAGAAATAGATCCCCTCAGCCGCAAAACTGAATTTGAGTTTATAAAACTGGAAGGCCGCCGTTTTCTGACTATAGAGCATACTGTGACGACAGACAGCCTTGACCCGACTCAGGAAGTAATAAATATATTACAATCACGTCAGCAGGAAATAAAAGATGCAATAGTCCGCCTGAAGCTGGAGCTGCCGGCAGAGATTGGCGGGCAACTGTGGGATAATGATATACGGGAAGCTTTGCGTGAGGCTCACAATTTTACTGTTTCCAAAAATTTCACCCGCTCAAGCCGCCAAAGAGAGGGCGGTTTCAAAGCGGAGGGACTTGACCCTGTTCAGGCTTTGGAACATTATCTGGATGCCAGGCAGACTTCGGCACAGGAGAAAAAGACCCTGCTGGAATATGGGCGCAAGCTGTATGCTTCACTGGATAACAAGCTTACAAAGGTTTAA
- a CDS encoding pseudouridine synthase has protein sequence MSYNASSGTPLVKVLVEARLGSRRKMAEAIKQGLVTLNGQKAESYSQPVNTQKDKITFGGKPVELSRIRRIYLMLNKPPEIVSTTIDELGRKTVMDLIPRRYEGAGLFPVGRLDEATTGLLLLTNDGELTNRLTHPSYQIEKEYLISIDAALTQADKESLEKGMLLDDGLTSPARLSRVTDEPPYNYKLIIHEGKKRIVRRMFAHLGYQIKALKRSRIATLRLGKLEEGKTRELTPGEIAALKRITRLK, from the coding sequence ATGTCATATAATGCATCTTCAGGTACTCCGCTGGTGAAAGTTTTAGTGGAAGCCAGGCTTGGTTCACGCCGCAAAATGGCGGAGGCTATTAAACAAGGTCTGGTTACCCTGAACGGACAGAAAGCGGAATCTTACTCCCAGCCGGTAAATACCCAGAAGGACAAGATAACCTTTGGGGGCAAACCTGTTGAACTTAGTCGTATCCGCCGCATATACCTTATGTTAAATAAACCGCCTGAAATAGTCTCTACCACCATTGATGAACTGGGTCGTAAAACTGTGATGGATTTGATCCCCCGCCGTTATGAGGGGGCAGGGCTTTTTCCTGTGGGCAGGCTGGACGAGGCTACTACAGGACTGCTATTGCTTACCAATGACGGTGAACTGACTAACCGCCTTACCCACCCCAGCTATCAAATAGAAAAAGAATATCTGATATCCATTGATGCCGCACTTACCCAGGCAGATAAAGAAAGTCTGGAAAAAGGCATGCTGCTGGATGACGGGCTGACCTCACCTGCCCGCTTAAGCCGGGTTACAGATGAACCGCCGTATAACTACAAACTGATAATACACGAAGGTAAAAAACGGATAGTAAGGCGTATGTTTGCCCATTTGGGATACCAGATAAAGGCTCTGAAGCGCAGCCGTATAGCCACACTGCGTTTGGGCAA